The following DNA comes from Ricinus communis isolate WT05 ecotype wild-type chromosome 10, ASM1957865v1, whole genome shotgun sequence.
CAAGGTGTTCAGAAGCATATGTCATGAAAGATGCTAAAACAATACCTCCTGCAACCACCAAGCCTAACCTGTAAAGGAATCACACACCATATATCAATTCACATTCTTCTCAGAAGTTCCAAAACCAAACACTTCCTCAGAGAGAGAAAACGAGAGAGAACTAAAAATTTGACATTTCAATAAATGTTGAAgcaaataacctcataaacaGAGCAGTAATCCCAAAAATACATGGTAAAGATGGGGTTGCAATAGCCAAAAATGCCATTCCTAGCCCATAATACCAAGTACCAACATCACATAATGATCCTTGCCGTTGATGACCTGTGTCAGTTAGAAGGGATCATCAAACTTCAAAACTTTAAAAGGGAAAATTAGCTAAACATGAAATCTTAGTGTACAAACCTTTTCCAGATTCATGATCAGAAGATTCAGGATTGGAGGAAATAAATACTTGAGTTGCCGTCATCTTTCCCCATAGATGGGCCAAATGGAGATAACCTCCAAATAAAACGAAGAAGATTGTGAATGTCCATTCATACATTAAGAGCATACCAGTCCATGGCATCACTTGCCGAGGGACAATTGCAAGACTAAATGCAATGGACATGAGAGCAGCCATAAAACACACAAAGATGGAAAGTCCGCCCAAATAAGCAGGCACCTTTGATTGTGCACCATTAGCAAACTGTTTCACATATTAACAAAACCTTCAAGACActtgaataattataaactaGTGCAGCAAAAGTAAGAACATTAAAATTTCAGAGAGAAAGTATACTAAGAGCAACCATGACCATCAAATCTAGAAAACAAGGAAGAGGGAGCTAACATGATTGGCTGAGTTGAAGgtagatgaagaagaaacacCAGCATATCCATTAGATCTAATTGTGTAGTAGAAGTGTCTCATATGATCAAATAATGAATTTCTGCAAAATGCCCGTGTCTGCCCCAACAATAGTAAACTTAGAGATCCAATGACAAATATAAATTGTTAATGAACATCTCAATACCAAATAACTGGACAGCTGCTAACCTGAACAAATGATCGATAGTAAAAGAAGAGTACAGCAACTAGTGGTaagatgaaaagaaatttcacGAGCAGTTCATTATTAGGATTTTTGCCCCCTCCAGTTCCAGGAAGGGATTCCTCCAGCTGTTCCCGGACATTCTGCAACATTAGGAAAGAAAGTCATATACTGCCAAATCCATAAATTCTCTCTTCCATTCAACAATCGACAACTCCAACACCAGATCTCAAAGGGGGAAAAAACTAAACCAGAAGGTTGTCAGGATCAAGGGGGAAAAagcaagagaagaaaaataccTGCCAGACATCAACAGGTTTTAATAGCCAAGATGTCCACCAGTCCCAAGGTTTAAGGGGGCCTAGTGTATAGTGAATGACATGGAGCTCGGTCTCATTAACCATCCACTACACATGAAAGGTATACAAAAGTAAGGATATCTAGTTATAAAATGCAGGTTTGTCATTAGAATTATCACCATAATGGTTAGAATAAAGGTACAGATGGAGTTCATTACATAGtccttaaaataataaaatttttaaaatgaaaaaataatgagaaaatcTCACCGTCCACACTAGTGAACAGATTCCAATGTCAAATATTAATCCATGAGATACTATGTAATAGGAATTACATGCTATAACAAGAAAGTATGAacaacatataatataatatccaCTTAATCCATAATACCGCACCACAGTTCGTAATGTGCCTTTATACACAGGCATAAAGGTACATGAGCCAATCTGTTCATTATAATGAGGCCAGGGAACTGGCTCATCAGTATGCCATTAATAATTTGCAATATCTATGCATCTCATACCTTGTTAGCAAGCATGTAGAGACCAACATCTGCATTATATAGAGTAGAGAGTCGCTCCATAGCAGGTATTGATCTCGAATCCAAATCTTCCTGGGGCaaattaggttgaaaaacATGTGCATTGGGAAAGTCAGGGTAATATGAGTTCAGAAATCCCTGATCTCCTGTTATTAGAAAATCAAAGGGAAAAAAGTTAGTAATAATCCTTGTACAAATAGAAAGAGAAGACACAAATTAGTAAGGAAAATACACATGTCTATATAGCTCCTTCTCAAGATGTAGAAAGTAGCCAACATCCTTAtggatataagaaaagaaaacca
Coding sequences within:
- the LOC8258652 gene encoding inositol phosphorylceramide glucuronosyltransferase 1: MMNLSKIGALLILIVIVSVQSGDSKRLQKTDKAYVTLLYGDEFLLGVRVLGKSIKDTGSKKDRVVLVSDGVSDYAMKLLEADGWIVEKITLLANPNQARPKRFWGVYTKLKIFNMTNYRKVVFLDADTIVVRSIEDLFKCGKFCANLKHSERFNSGVMVLEPSQSVFNDMMSKVNTLHSYTGGDQGFLNSYYPDFPNAHVFQPNLPQEDLDSRSIPAMERLSTLYNADVGLYMLANKWMVNETELHVIHYTLGPLKPWDWWTSWLLKPVDVWQNVREQLEESLPGTGGGKNPNNELLVKFLFILPLVAVLFFYYRSFVQTRAFCRNSLFDHMRHFYYTIRSNGYAGVSSSSTFNSANHFANGAQSKVPAYLGGLSIFVCFMAALMSIAFSLAIVPRQVMPWTGMLLMYEWTFTIFFVLFGGYLHLAHLWGKMTATQVFISSNPESSDHESGKGHQRQGSLCDVGTWYYGLGMAFLAIATPSLPCIFGITALFMRLGLVVAGGIVLASFMTYASEHLAIRAFLKGFEDWDTTRARSIRV